The following proteins are co-located in the Xyrauchen texanus isolate HMW12.3.18 chromosome 41, RBS_HiC_50CHRs, whole genome shotgun sequence genome:
- the LOC127634614 gene encoding uncharacterized protein LOC127634614 isoform X1, whose translation MADSKELVPCDTTITPEFIKELLPSAERTALLYHLSYLCLGKFPKLERLLRQRAVETQLLFGSSEALLLKCVGVSSNLVTSLFPMLMRAIEKDKPLLAVKYLEKARSWINDIVRAVGEMVTRYDQHNYNVASSTSDVITEKIETETKLKQTSAEIEVYEKSMAELMEKLNQNIKSIEGIDRKIAEKNTEMQEYTKEASKKRQGFGIMASIVPFIGPVIKSIHDAVNEPGVAAKTQGLTNELAQLMSEKNSLRNQEWGIYIRQTDLELKLASCKINMGAIPSPVHLGEVQRCLSQIQKILIQLKVFWEKVGTLLECVKEKTFVGEDLIDDPDMKEDFLKSIDMAGKCWTSFRVSCEKAQGMFSVQSRDAYKFLEISVSSLSQKEWNEQYQSLIEKMKSINPESVEEPKPAAITP comes from the exons ATGGCTGATAGCAAAG AGCTTGTTCCCTGTGACACTACAATTACTCCAGAGTTTATCAAGGAGCTTCTCCCATCTGCTGAACGTACAGCTCTGCTCTATCATCTCTCTTACCTGTGTCTGGGTAAATTCCCAAAGCTGGAGCGACTCCTCAGACAGCGAGCTGTAGAAACTCAACTTCTCTTTGGATCTTCTGAGGCTCTTCTGCTCAAG TGTGTGGGTGTGAGCTCCAACCTGGTTACCTCACTGTTTCCCATGCTGATGCGGGCTATTGAAAAGGACAAACCTTTGTTGGCCGTGAAGTACCTGGAAAAAGCACGATCGTGGATCAATGACATCGTTAGGGCGGTGGGTGAGATGGTGACAAG GTATGATCAACACAACTATAATGTGGCTTCAAGCACCAGCGATGTGATTACTGAAAAGAtagaaacagaaacaaaactaaaacaaacgtCTGCAGAGATCGAGGTTTATGAAAAAAGTATGGCTGAACTCATGGAGAAGCTTAATCAAAACATCAAGTCTATAGAGGGAATAGACAGAAAGATAGCTGAAAAAAACACTGAGATGCAGGAGTACACCAAAGAGGCTTCGAAAAAAAGACAAGGTTTTGGTATCATGGCCAGTATTGTGCCATTTATTGGACCTGTTATTAAATCCATTCATGATGCTGTGAATGAACCTGGTGTTGCGGCTAAAACCCAAGGGCTCACCAATGAATTGGCCCAACTGATGTCTGAAAAGAACAGTCTGAGGAACCAAGAGTGGGGCATCTATATCAGACAGACTGACCTGGAGCTGAAGTTGGCCAGTTGCAAAATAAATATGG GTGCAATCCCCAgtcctgtccacctgggggaagTCCAAAGGTGCCTTTCCCAAATCCAGAAAATTTTGATCCAACTTAAAGTTTTCTGGGAGAAAGTGGGTACTTTGCTGGAGTGTGTAAAAGAAAAGACCTTTGTTGGGGAAGACCTCATTGATGACCCGGACATGAAGGAAGATTTTCTAAAATCTATTGATATGGCAGGAAAG TGTTGGACGTCATTTCGTGTATCCTGTGAAAAGGCACAGGGCATGTTCAGCGTGCAGTCTCGGGATGCATATAAGTTCTTGGAGATCAGTGTGTCTTCACTCTCACAGAAGGAATGGAATGAGCAGTACCAGAGTCTCATAGAGAAGATGAAGAGCATCAATCCTGAAAGTGTGGAGGAACCAAAACCGGCTGCCATTACTCCCTAA